In Triticum urartu cultivar G1812 unplaced genomic scaffold, Tu2.1 TuUngrouped_contig_286, whole genome shotgun sequence, one DNA window encodes the following:
- the LOC125527081 gene encoding uncharacterized protein LOC125527081 yields the protein MSTPADGAAYWLRWQVFVCGALIAVPTALAAALLPRLRRSVAPLRATDLWLPCWPRLHPGCLLGYRAFALAAAAALLVRDIVPHGPRVFFFYTQWTFLLVTIYFAVATAISAHGCWSYSKKSLRKTDEYGDVENRDLSTSISGERKNDEKDKMASYYEQIANEKRAAFWGRCMQIIYQASAGATMLTDVTFWGLLVPFFYRDKFGLSMVTDGMHSVNAVLLLIDTLLNNMPFPWYRIAFFVFWSCSYVTFQWVIHASGALSWWPYPFLDLASPGAPLWYLAMAVAHVPCFSAYWLVVKAKRAYFPRMFPQAYVRTS from the exons ATGTCGACGCCGGCGGACGGCGCGGCGTACTGGCTGCGGTGGCAGGTGTTCGTCTGCGGCGCGCTCATCGCCGTGCCCACGGCGCTGGCGGCGGCGCTGCTGCCGCGGCTGCGGAGGTCGGTGGCGCCGCTCCGCGCCACGGACCTCTGGCTCCCCTGCTGGCCGCGCCTCCACCCGGGCTGCCTCCTCGGCTACCGCGCCTtcgcgctcgccgccgccgccgcgctcctCGTCCGCGACATCGTCCCCCACGGCCCCAGGGTCTTCTTCTTCTACACCCA GTGGACCTTTTTATTAGTCACCATATATTTTGCG GTTGCAACTGCTATATCAGCTCATGGATGTTGGTCGTACTCAAAGAAAAGCTTAAGAAAAACTGATGAATATGGCGATGTTGAAAATCGTGACCTCTCCACTTCTATTTCTGGAGAGAGGAAAAATGATGAGAAAGACAAGATGGCAAGCTATTATGAACAAATAGCAAATGAGAAAAGAGCTGCTTTCTGGGGACGTTGTATGCAAATCATCTACCAG GCTAGTGCAGGAGCGACAATGTTGACTGATGTCACATTTTGGGGACTCCTTGTGCCATTCTTTTACCGTGATAAATTTGGGCTTTCCATG GTTACTGATGGCATGCACTCTGTTAATGCTGTTCTCCTACTCATAGACACACTTCTCAACAATATG CCTTTTCCCTGGTACCGGATCGCTTTCTTCGTATTTTGGAGTTGCTCCTATGTGACCTTCCAGTGGGTCATTCATGCTTCCGGAGCTTTATCCTG GTGGCCTTACCCGTTTCTCGACCTTGCATCGCCCGGGGCTCCGCTATG GTACCTCGCCATGGCCGTCGCTCATGTCCCTTGCTTCTCTGCGTATTGGCTGGTTGTCAAAGCGAAGCGCGCTTACTTCCCAAGGATGTTCCCACAGGCTTACGTGAGGACAAGTTAG
- the LOC125527080 gene encoding translation initiation factor IF-2-like, translating to MEVASPSSSSSSSSAQPPPKPRLRLNPAALLLRPVPPPTPAAPSAPPPAGPTSTAAPPPRPGTAAHPLVAFLSSLVPRRGGERPGPAVAAAARRAAERDALAELQMAGCAVPLFRPYVARLPWHGGTRAWLSKLFPRYGHYCGPNWSSGKEAGSVLWDRRPADHLDFCCYCHDMAYDTHDQAQLLRADLAFLSCLEGSRKTPALDGVAAAAIYRSMCIFGLKTILIPYRTNLVRLQTGPNYADAFADFMKRMASSSGRAMTGGEKQRF from the exons ATGGAGgtcgcctccccctcctcctcctcctcctcctcctccgcgcaGCCCCCGCCCAAGCCCCGCCTCCGCCTCAACCCGgccgcgctcctcctccgccccGTCCCGCCCCCGACCCCCGCGGCCCCATCGGCTCCTCCGCCCGCGGGTCCCACCTCCACCGCCGCGCCTCCCCCGCGGCCCGGGACCGCCGCCCACCCGCTCGTCGCCTTCCTCTCCTCCCTCGTCCCGCGCCGCGGCGGGGAGCGACCGGGGCCcgccgtggcggcggcggcgcggagggcggCGGAGAGGGACGCCCTGGCGGAGCTGCAGATGGCGGGGTGCGCGGTGCCGCTGTTCCGGCCGTACGTGGCGCGGCTGCCCTGGCACGGCGGCACGCGGGCCTGGCTCTCCAAGCTCTTCCCGCGCTACGGCCACTACTGCGGGCCCAACTGGTCCAGCGGCAAGGAGGCCGGCTCCGTGCTCTGGGACCGCCGCCCCGCCGACCACCTCGACTTCTGCTGCTACTGCCACGACATGGCCTACGACACCCACGACCAGGCGCAGCTCCTCCGCGCCGACCTCGCCTTCCTCAGCTGCCTCGAGGGCAGCCGCAAGACGCCCGCGCTCGAcggcgtcgccgccgccgccatctacCGCTCCATGTGCATCTTCG GGCTCAAGACCATACTGATACCATACAGGACCAACTTGGTGCGGCTGCAAACCGGGCCGAATTACGCCGACGCATTCGCCGATTTCATGAAGAGGATGGCCTCGTCTTCCGGCAGGGCGATGACGGGCGGCGAGAAGCAAAGATTTTGA